Proteins encoded by one window of Cyprinus carpio isolate SPL01 chromosome B6, ASM1834038v1, whole genome shotgun sequence:
- the LOC109073965 gene encoding galactose-specific lectin nattectin-like — translation MAMLRSLLLLFIVFSMGDADVDIGRLCQDGWTNFGVRCYKFFSQSTSWITAERNCIEEHANLASVHNELENNFLIGLLPSTTTRCWLGVQDAVEEGQWLWSDGTPYDYSNWCSNEPNNLNVENCGEINWSSDRCWNDASCSTSMGYVCAKDCEICSHPGPRLR, via the exons ATGGCAATGCTGAGAAGTCTGTTGCTGCTCTTCATCGTGTTCTCCATGGGAGATGCAGATG TTGATATAGGTAGACTATGCCAGGATGGATGGACAAATTTTGGAGTCCGATGCTACAAGTTCTTCTCTCAGTCGACCAGCTGGATCACAGCAGAG agaaaCTGTATTGAGGAGCATGCAAATCTTGCATCTGTGCACAATGAACTGGAAAACAACTTTCTGATTGGTCTGTTGCCTTCTACTACTACACGATGTTGGCTTGGTGTTCAAGATGCTGTAGAA GAAGGACAGTGGTTGTGGAGTGATGGAACTCCATATGACTACAGCAACTGGTGCTCTAATGAACCTAACAATCTAAATGTCGAGAACTGTGGAGAGATCAACTGGAGCT CAGACCGTTGCTGGAATGATGCAAGCTGCTCAACCTCAATGGGCTATGTTTGTGCTAAAGACTGTGAGATATGCAGTCATCCTGGTCCGCGGTTACGTTGA